CAGGAATATTCCGAATCCGGAGTTAAGCTCTCGACTCCAGAAATTATAAGGGATAGCCATAATTAGATAGAGAATAGAAGTATAGATGATAGATTTGATAGAGAAATTGCTCGATTTAAACCAATAGTCAATTAACCATAATAGAATCAAAAAGAAATATACTAGATAATGATCCCAGAGTAAACTCGGAATTAAAAGTGCAGTTATTAGAATTAATGAAAACTCAAGTTGTAAACTGGACATAATGGGTTCCATCTTTTCCCTCGGATATGTTAACCAGATGCATACACCAAGAAGAATAATTGAAAATAATATACTTAACAATTTTGCGAGAACTGGTAGGTTAATTACCGGAGTTGTAACCGGATTCGAAACGAATAAACGGAGTAACAATGCATGGATAGATTGATTTGCCGGTTCTACATCAAACCGTTGCTGGAATTCCGACCATGTTGACCGCCCATAATTCATCTGTGCTAGGATTGTTCCATAATCTTGATATAGTTGAATACCTTGAATCGCTAAACTTAATCCAACTAATATGATTATCGTTGCTAGAGCGGCTACTGCGAGTTTATATTCTCTTTTCCACAGGAAGAAAAGAATAAATAATCCGGGGAAAAGTTTGATTAACGTTGCGATGCCTAAAATCATTCCGGACCAAAGCTGGCTCTTTTTAACGAAAAGAAACCAGGCAAAACAGAGCAGAAACAAGATTAATAAATTCAGTTGTCCAGCGGTGAGCGTTCGATATAGCGGATAGAAATTGAAAGTTAAACCTAAAGCGGAAATTACATAAATTAGACGATGCTCAGAATCGAACGTTGCTATCAATAACCCTAAACCGATGATTAAAAATACATGATTGAATATAAACCATGCTTCCTGCGCTATCGGATATGACAATAAACTTAATGGAATAAAAAAAATCGCTACTATCGGCGGATAGACAAACGGATTAACCCGTTGAATTCCAAGCCGTTGCGCGGCATCAAATATTTCTTGCGGACAGTAGAAATTTTTACCTTGTTTCGCAAGATATGCGCCAAGGTATAGATGCGCAAAATCGTTTCCATGCATATTGAAATACACAGAAACGATATTATTCTGAATATAAAATCCGGCAAGAAGAACCGCTAATCCAATTAAAATCAGCCGCGACTTATTATGAATCATCAAACCCAAAATCCAATTCCCGCTTCCGCGGGAATGACGTCATCCCTGCAGAAGCAGGGACAAAATCCAAATACATCGGTTAAATCCAAATCATTTATCATAGAGCTATTTGATCTCATGATGATTAGATTTATTTGCTATTTGGATTTTGACATTTGGACGTACGCATTATTTTGTATTAACAATCTGTTTCAGTTCACGACCAGGTTTAAACACCGGCATTTTCCGCGCAGGAATTGGCGCTTCAACTTTAGTTTTCGGATTGCGACCAACCCGAGCGACCCGCTGTTTAACCAAGAACAC
This portion of the bacterium genome encodes:
- a CDS encoding DUF2029 domain-containing protein, producing the protein MIHNKSRLILIGLAVLLAGFYIQNNIVSVYFNMHGNDFAHLYLGAYLAKQGKNFYCPQEIFDAAQRLGIQRVNPFVYPPIVAIFFIPLSLLSYPIAQEAWFIFNHVFLIIGLGLLIATFDSEHRLIYVISALGLTFNFYPLYRTLTAGQLNLLILFLLCFAWFLFVKKSQLWSGMILGIATLIKLFPGLFILFFLWKREYKLAVAALATIIILVGLSLAIQGIQLYQDYGTILAQMNYGRSTWSEFQQRFDVEPANQSIHALLLRLFVSNPVTTPVINLPVLAKLLSILFSIILLGVCIWLTYPREKMEPIMSSLQLEFSLILITALLIPSLLWDHYLVYFFLILLWLIDYWFKSSNFSIKSIIYTSILYLIMAIPYNFWSRELNSGFGIFLMSLKLYPVILIWLYLAYLIYTYRIDQQTKTTK